In a single window of the Pontibacter russatus genome:
- a CDS encoding polyprenol monophosphomannose synthase: MKDSLVIIPTYNERENMEAMIRKVMQLSHPFDLLVIDDGSPDGTAAIVRDLQHEFHGRLHLETRPGKLGLGTAYIHGFKYALHRGYQYIFEMDADFSHNPDDLMRLYHACAVDGYDLAIGSRYIQGVNVVNWPMSRVLMSYFASAYVRMVTGMPIADTTAGFKCYRRKVLETIRLNKIRFVGYAFQIEMKFMAYKYGFKIKEVPIIFTDRTRGTSKMSSGIFKEAVLGVIQMKINSYFRHFDRY; encoded by the coding sequence ATGAAAGATTCGTTGGTGATTATCCCAACATATAACGAAAGGGAAAACATGGAGGCCATGATCCGGAAGGTGATGCAGCTGAGTCACCCGTTCGACCTGTTGGTGATTGACGACGGATCGCCGGACGGCACGGCCGCCATCGTGCGCGACCTGCAGCACGAGTTCCACGGCCGCCTGCACCTTGAGACCCGCCCGGGCAAGCTCGGCCTGGGCACGGCCTATATCCACGGCTTTAAGTACGCCCTGCACCGCGGCTACCAGTACATCTTCGAGATGGACGCCGACTTCTCGCACAACCCCGACGACCTGATGCGCCTGTATCACGCCTGCGCCGTGGACGGCTACGACTTGGCCATCGGCAGCCGCTATATACAGGGCGTGAACGTGGTGAACTGGCCGATGAGCCGCGTGCTGATGTCGTACTTCGCCAGCGCGTATGTGCGCATGGTCACCGGCATGCCCATCGCCGACACCACCGCCGGCTTCAAGTGCTACCGCCGCAAGGTGCTGGAAACCATCCGGCTGAACAAAATCCGCTTCGTGGGCTACGCCTTCCAGATCGAGATGAAGTTTATGGCCTACAAGTACGGCTTCAAGATAAAGGAGGTGCCCATCATCTTCACCGACCGCACCAGGGGCACGTCCAAAATGTCGTCGGGCATCTTCAAGGAGGCGGTGCTGGGCGTCATCCAGATGAAAATCAACAGCTACTTCCGCCACTTCGACCGCTACTAA
- the hemG gene encoding protoporphyrinogen oxidase, with protein MRVAIIGAGISGLALAYYLQKLGVPYDLFEAGAQVGGNIRTVKMHEYLLELGPNALQNTPELEELVRELKLEREVVHASPENDHRYVLRDGIYKRLPSSPFALMSGNFFSWKTKYRILKEKDVPPADIDYETVEQFFERRFGHDAARYTVSPFMTSLYAGDPKQLLVKKALPRLKELEMRYGSVLKGLAQQRGGFAKHRSFSFAKGMRTLPYAIADKLISLHTEHRVEMITRSQGKYVVSCASSGDYDTEEYDLLVLALPAQQAAELLHYTFPGLSAALQNINYPPMAVVHSVYNRKEVTGQLNGFGALHPQAEAAFACGSVWSSSLFDGRCRPHEVLFTTFVGGGQAPKKALKEREQLMRRVHEELAALHLISADKPNFQHVHLWKHSLPQYDIYIEDAHQLAKGLEPEGLFIAANWQAGVSVANCVHHAKELAHKINLKRPGHLNR; from the coding sequence ATGAGAGTAGCAATAATAGGGGCAGGCATATCGGGGCTGGCGTTGGCGTACTACCTCCAGAAACTGGGCGTGCCCTATGATTTATTTGAGGCGGGCGCGCAGGTGGGCGGCAACATCCGGACGGTGAAAATGCACGAGTACCTGCTGGAGCTGGGCCCCAACGCGCTGCAAAACACGCCAGAGCTGGAGGAGCTGGTGCGGGAACTGAAACTGGAGCGGGAAGTGGTCCACGCCTCCCCCGAGAACGACCACCGCTACGTGCTGCGCGACGGCATATATAAACGGCTCCCCTCCTCGCCTTTCGCGCTCATGTCCGGTAATTTCTTCTCCTGGAAAACGAAGTACCGCATACTGAAGGAGAAAGACGTGCCGCCCGCCGACATCGACTATGAGACGGTGGAGCAGTTCTTCGAGCGCCGCTTCGGCCACGATGCGGCCCGGTACACCGTCAGCCCCTTCATGACCAGCCTATATGCCGGAGACCCAAAACAGCTGCTTGTGAAAAAAGCGCTGCCCCGGCTGAAGGAACTGGAGATGCGGTATGGCTCTGTGCTGAAGGGGTTGGCACAGCAGCGCGGAGGCTTTGCCAAACACAGGTCCTTTTCGTTTGCCAAAGGCATGCGCACCCTGCCCTACGCCATCGCCGACAAACTCATATCGCTGCACACCGAGCACCGCGTGGAGATGATAACCCGCAGCCAGGGCAAGTACGTGGTTTCCTGCGCCTCCTCCGGCGACTACGACACCGAGGAGTACGACCTGCTGGTGCTGGCGCTGCCCGCCCAACAGGCGGCGGAACTGCTGCATTATACGTTTCCGGGGCTTTCGGCGGCGCTGCAGAACATCAACTACCCACCCATGGCCGTGGTACACTCAGTATATAACCGCAAAGAGGTGACGGGCCAGCTGAACGGCTTCGGGGCGCTGCACCCGCAGGCAGAGGCTGCCTTTGCCTGCGGGTCTGTCTGGAGCAGCTCGCTCTTTGACGGCCGCTGCCGCCCGCACGAGGTGCTATTTACTACCTTCGTGGGCGGCGGCCAGGCACCTAAGAAAGCCCTGAAAGAACGGGAGCAACTGATGCGGCGGGTACACGAGGAGCTGGCCGCGCTGCACCTGATATCGGCCGACAAGCCGAACTTTCAGCATGTCCATCTCTGGAAGCACTCCCTGCCGCAATACGACATCTACATAGAGGACGCTCACCAGCTGGCGAAGGGCCTGGAGCCGGAAGGGCTTTTTATCGCCGCCAACTGGCAGGCGGGGGTGTCGGTGGCAAATTGCGTACACCACGCCAAAGAGCTGGCGCACAAAATTAATTTAAAGCGGCCTGGCCACCTCAATAGGTGA
- a CDS encoding D-glycero-alpha-D-manno-heptose-1,7-bisphosphate 7-phosphatase — protein sequence MQKQKCVFLDRDGVLNRERGDYTYTLEDFEVLPGVPEALALLKANGYLLIVVTNQAGVAKGRYERADVLACHSKLQEVCGALIDAMYYAPSHPDFSESLSRKPDSLMLERAMAKYTIDPAQSWLVGDSQRDLQAAARVGVRAVLVGGQHPPQTHIWQAPGLWEAAQLILNNRA from the coding sequence ATGCAAAAGCAAAAATGCGTCTTCCTGGACCGCGACGGCGTGCTGAACCGCGAGCGCGGAGACTATACCTATACGTTGGAAGACTTTGAGGTGCTGCCTGGCGTGCCGGAGGCCCTGGCGCTGCTGAAGGCGAACGGCTATCTGCTGATAGTGGTGACAAACCAGGCGGGCGTGGCCAAGGGGCGGTACGAGCGGGCCGATGTGCTGGCCTGCCACAGCAAGCTGCAGGAGGTCTGCGGCGCGCTGATAGACGCGATGTACTACGCCCCCAGCCACCCCGACTTCTCCGAGTCGCTCTCGCGCAAGCCCGACAGCCTGATGCTGGAGCGGGCCATGGCAAAGTATACCATCGATCCGGCACAGTCGTGGCTGGTGGGCGACTCGCAGCGCGACCTGCAGGCCGCAGCCAGGGTGGGCGTGCGGGCAGTGCTGGTGGGCGGGCAGCACCCGCCGCAAACGCATATATGGCAGGCGCCCGGGCTGTGGGAGGCGGCCCAACTCATATTGAACAACAGGGCCTGA
- a CDS encoding type III PLP-dependent enzyme domain-containing protein — protein MDKYTDLIHQTFDFPTEEFQVVDNALQFNGIPLMDLIREYGTPLKLTYLPKISSQIQKAKKLFAESIGKLDYKGTYTYCYCTKASHFSFVMEEALKNDIHIETSSGYDMQIVRALYRKGKINKNTYIICNGFKRVRYRQWISELLNEGFVNCMPILDHLGEIDYYKEHVKVKTKVGIRLASDEEPKFEFYTSRLGVRYDDVISLYEQQLKDDPRFELKMLHYFINTGIKDTSYYWSELSRFLHKYCELKKVCPELDTIDIGGGFPIKTSIQSDYDYRYMIGEILRTIKRICAEQGVPEPNIFTEFGIFTVGESAANIYSVLDAKLQNDKELWYMIDGSFITNLPDAWALNQRWPLLAVNHWDKEYRRIQLGGMTCDSQDYYNSEMHSFQVFLPKIPKEEPLYIGFFHTGAYQEQLSGYGGIKHCLIPSPQHILVDRDENGDIITRQFAPEQTPESMLKILGYEV, from the coding sequence ATGGATAAATATACAGACCTCATACACCAGACATTCGACTTCCCGACGGAAGAGTTTCAGGTTGTTGACAATGCGCTACAGTTCAACGGCATCCCGCTGATGGACCTCATCAGAGAGTACGGCACTCCCCTCAAACTGACATACCTGCCTAAAATCAGCTCTCAGATTCAGAAGGCAAAAAAGCTGTTCGCCGAGTCTATCGGGAAACTGGACTACAAGGGCACGTATACCTACTGCTATTGCACCAAGGCCTCGCACTTTTCCTTTGTGATGGAGGAGGCCCTGAAGAACGACATCCACATCGAGACTTCCTCCGGTTACGACATGCAGATTGTGCGGGCCCTGTACCGGAAGGGCAAGATAAACAAGAACACCTACATCATCTGCAACGGCTTTAAGCGCGTGCGCTACCGGCAGTGGATTTCGGAGCTGCTGAACGAGGGCTTTGTGAACTGCATGCCCATCCTTGACCACCTCGGCGAAATAGACTATTACAAGGAGCACGTAAAGGTGAAGACGAAGGTGGGCATCCGGCTGGCCTCTGACGAGGAGCCGAAGTTCGAGTTCTACACCTCCCGCCTCGGCGTGCGCTACGACGACGTGATCAGCCTGTATGAGCAGCAACTGAAGGACGACCCGCGGTTTGAGCTGAAAATGCTCCACTACTTCATCAACACGGGCATCAAGGACACCTCGTACTACTGGTCGGAGCTGAGCCGCTTCCTGCATAAGTACTGCGAGCTGAAGAAGGTGTGCCCGGAGCTGGACACCATCGACATCGGCGGCGGCTTCCCGATTAAGACCTCTATCCAGTCCGACTACGACTACCGGTATATGATTGGGGAGATTCTGCGCACCATCAAGCGGATTTGTGCAGAACAGGGCGTGCCGGAGCCGAACATTTTCACTGAGTTCGGTATTTTCACGGTGGGCGAGAGCGCCGCCAACATATACTCTGTGCTGGACGCCAAGCTGCAGAACGACAAGGAACTGTGGTATATGATAGATGGCTCCTTCATTACGAACCTGCCGGACGCGTGGGCCCTGAACCAGCGCTGGCCGCTGCTGGCCGTAAACCACTGGGACAAGGAGTACCGCCGGATACAGCTCGGCGGCATGACCTGCGACAGCCAGGACTACTATAACTCCGAGATGCACTCGTTCCAGGTGTTCCTGCCGAAGATACCGAAAGAGGAGCCGCTCTATATAGGCTTCTTCCACACGGGCGCGTACCAGGAGCAGCTGAGCGGCTACGGCGGCATCAAGCACTGCCTTATTCCGTCGCCGCAGCACATACTGGTGGACCGCGACGAGAACGGCGACATCATCACCCGGCAGTTTGCCCCGGAGCAAACGCCGGAGTCGATGCTGAAAATTCTGGGTTACGAAGTATAG
- the rocF gene encoding arginase, whose product MKKIKLIEVKSELGAGTRGASMGIEALRVACWDKGSDYFKRFNSVSVPDLNYTLFDRDMFPNAHRIDSILTVHKNIVSAVEQTIEMGMFPLVLSGDHSNAHGTIAGIKAAYPDKTLGVIWIDAHADIHSPYTSPSGNVHGMPLAMALHIDNLDRQINDPEPETIFFWNSLKKLGFDGPKLRPEHLVYIVVRDTEEPEDYLMAKLGIKNFTYAEFTQKGAKQVAEEALERLRGCDMIYVSFDVDSLDSKFSKGTGTPVETGLTVEEAKQLNSLLLQDPRVVCYEMTEINPTLDTENTMAENAFEILETATAAILHRESKSTAIY is encoded by the coding sequence ATGAAAAAAATCAAGCTGATAGAGGTAAAGTCTGAGTTGGGGGCCGGCACGCGCGGGGCAAGCATGGGCATCGAGGCCCTGCGGGTGGCCTGCTGGGACAAAGGCTCCGACTACTTCAAGCGCTTCAACTCTGTCAGCGTGCCCGACCTGAACTACACCTTGTTCGACAGGGACATGTTCCCGAACGCGCACCGCATCGACAGCATCCTGACGGTGCATAAGAACATTGTGAGTGCTGTGGAGCAAACGATAGAAATGGGTATGTTTCCGCTGGTGCTCTCCGGCGACCACTCCAACGCCCACGGCACAATCGCGGGCATCAAGGCCGCCTATCCTGATAAAACGCTGGGGGTAATATGGATTGACGCCCACGCCGACATCCACTCGCCGTATACCTCGCCGTCGGGCAATGTACACGGCATGCCGCTGGCCATGGCCCTGCACATCGACAACCTCGACCGCCAGATAAACGACCCGGAGCCGGAGACGATTTTCTTCTGGAACTCGCTCAAGAAGTTAGGGTTCGACGGCCCCAAACTGCGGCCCGAGCACCTGGTCTATATAGTGGTGCGCGACACCGAAGAGCCGGAGGATTACCTGATGGCGAAACTGGGCATCAAGAATTTTACTTACGCTGAGTTCACGCAGAAGGGGGCGAAGCAGGTGGCGGAAGAGGCGCTGGAGCGGCTGCGCGGCTGCGATATGATATATGTCTCGTTTGATGTGGACAGCCTGGACTCCAAATTCTCGAAAGGCACCGGAACGCCCGTCGAGACTGGGCTCACTGTGGAGGAGGCCAAGCAACTGAATTCTCTCCTCTTGCAGGACCCGCGCGTGGTGTGCTACGAGATGACCGAAATCAACCCGACCCTGGACACCGAGAACACGATGGCCGAAAACGCCTTCGAAATACTGGAAACGGCAACTGCCGCTATCCTTCACCGAGAATCTAAAAGTACAGCCATATACTAA
- the argS gene encoding arginine--tRNA ligase has translation MQLQNALSQRISEALQALFSISVDASHISLQPTRKEFAGSFTFVTFPYTKQVGKGPEQIGQALGEYLKENAAEVRGFNVVKGFLNLEIEETEWLRLFRNLMEDEQYGQGEPSGRKVMVEYSSPNTNKPLHLGHLRNNFLGYATSEILKANGHEVMKVNLVNDRGIHICKSMLAYEKFGNGETPESSGIKGDHLVGKYYVLFDKAYKAEVDVLVAQGTDKEEAKKKAPLMLEAQDMLLKWEQGDAEVVNLWKKMNGWVYAGFEETYRTIGVDFDKYYYESETYMLGKERVEEGLQKEVFFRKPDGSVWVDLTDEGLDEKLLLRADGTSVYITQDLGTAELKYNDFPYDQSVYVVADEQNYHFQVLAATLKKLQKPYAEGIYHLSYGMVDLPSGKMKSREGTVVDADELVAEMIDTARQQTEELGKIEGFTEAQAKELYHILAMGALKYFLLKVDPKKRMLFNPQESIDFRGNTGPFIQYSHARISAILRKAADMGIAVDVANFEKVAQLHETEQEVIIQLVNYPAVVKEAGNLFAPSIIANYAYELAKAYNRFYQEVSIFNETDEQARNFRIALSAMVARFIRHSMRLLGIEVPERM, from the coding sequence ATGCAACTTCAAAACGCCCTAAGCCAGCGCATCAGCGAGGCGCTGCAAGCCTTGTTTTCTATTTCTGTGGATGCCAGCCATATATCCCTGCAGCCCACGCGCAAAGAATTCGCGGGCTCTTTCACGTTCGTTACCTTCCCCTATACCAAGCAAGTGGGCAAAGGCCCGGAGCAGATAGGCCAGGCGCTGGGCGAGTACCTGAAAGAGAACGCCGCCGAAGTGCGCGGCTTCAACGTGGTGAAAGGTTTTCTGAACCTCGAGATTGAGGAAACCGAGTGGCTGCGCCTGTTCCGCAACCTGATGGAGGACGAGCAGTATGGACAGGGCGAGCCGAGCGGCCGCAAGGTGATGGTGGAGTACTCCTCGCCCAACACCAATAAGCCGCTGCACCTGGGCCACCTGCGCAACAACTTCCTCGGCTACGCCACCTCCGAAATCCTGAAAGCGAACGGCCACGAGGTGATGAAAGTGAACCTGGTGAACGACCGTGGCATCCATATATGCAAGTCGATGCTGGCCTACGAGAAATTCGGCAACGGCGAGACGCCGGAGAGCAGCGGCATCAAAGGCGACCACCTAGTGGGCAAATACTACGTGCTGTTCGACAAGGCCTATAAAGCGGAGGTAGACGTGTTGGTGGCGCAGGGCACCGACAAGGAGGAAGCCAAGAAAAAGGCCCCGCTGATGCTGGAGGCGCAGGACATGCTGCTGAAGTGGGAGCAGGGCGATGCGGAGGTGGTCAACCTCTGGAAGAAAATGAACGGCTGGGTATATGCCGGTTTCGAGGAGACTTACCGTACCATCGGCGTTGATTTTGATAAGTATTATTACGAATCCGAGACCTATATGCTGGGCAAGGAGCGCGTGGAGGAAGGCCTGCAGAAAGAGGTTTTTTTCAGGAAGCCCGACGGCTCGGTATGGGTGGATTTGACAGACGAAGGGCTGGATGAGAAACTGCTGCTGCGCGCCGACGGCACCTCGGTCTATATCACCCAGGACCTGGGCACCGCCGAACTCAAGTACAACGATTTCCCTTACGACCAGTCGGTGTACGTGGTGGCCGATGAGCAGAATTACCACTTTCAGGTGCTGGCGGCCACGCTGAAAAAACTGCAGAAACCTTATGCGGAAGGCATCTATCACCTGTCTTACGGCATGGTGGATCTGCCGTCAGGAAAAATGAAATCGAGGGAGGGCACGGTGGTGGACGCCGACGAACTGGTGGCCGAAATGATAGACACAGCCCGCCAGCAAACCGAGGAACTGGGCAAGATAGAAGGCTTCACGGAGGCGCAGGCGAAAGAACTTTATCATATACTCGCGATGGGCGCGCTGAAGTACTTCCTGCTGAAAGTGGACCCCAAAAAGCGCATGCTGTTCAACCCGCAGGAATCCATAGACTTTCGGGGCAACACCGGGCCATTTATCCAGTACTCGCACGCCCGCATTTCCGCCATTCTGCGCAAGGCAGCCGATATGGGCATTGCTGTGGACGTAGCGAATTTTGAAAAAGTGGCGCAATTGCACGAGACGGAGCAGGAGGTGATTATCCAACTGGTGAACTATCCGGCGGTGGTAAAAGAGGCAGGCAATCTGTTTGCTCCTTCCATCATCGCCAATTATGCGTATGAGTTGGCCAAGGCCTATAACCGCTTTTACCAGGAAGTGTCCATCTTCAACGAGACAGACGAGCAGGCGCGCAATTTCCGGATTGCCCTCTCCGCGATGGTGGCGCGCTTTATCCGCCACAGCATGCGCCTGTTGGGCATAGAAGTGCCGGAGCGGATGTAG
- a CDS encoding glutathione peroxidase: MIKTSTFLMQVAALMGLLTAFIACQDGVGKTLTTTETMTTETNATPNAQNSDFYGFQLKTLDGKNVDFSQYKGRKVLLVNTASECGYTPQYAELQQLHEQHGDEVVVLGFPANNFGGQEPGSNQEIAAFCQKNYGVTFPIFEKISVVGEDKHPLYVWLQQHSPNQEEPSWNFCKYLVNEDGQVVAFFPSKAKPMGEELLAAIKK; the protein is encoded by the coding sequence ATGATAAAAACGTCTACTTTTTTAATGCAGGTGGCGGCGCTGATGGGCCTGCTGACTGCTTTTATCGCCTGCCAGGATGGCGTCGGCAAGACCTTAACCACAACAGAAACTATGACAACAGAAACCAATGCAACCCCCAACGCACAGAACAGCGACTTTTACGGCTTTCAGCTGAAAACCTTGGATGGCAAGAACGTAGACTTCTCACAGTACAAAGGTAGGAAAGTGCTGCTGGTGAACACCGCCTCCGAGTGCGGCTATACCCCACAGTACGCCGAGTTGCAGCAACTGCACGAGCAGCACGGTGACGAGGTAGTGGTGCTGGGCTTTCCGGCGAATAACTTTGGCGGGCAGGAGCCCGGCAGCAACCAGGAAATCGCCGCTTTCTGCCAGAAAAACTACGGCGTCACGTTCCCGATATTCGAGAAGATTTCGGTGGTGGGCGAGGACAAGCATCCGCTCTATGTGTGGCTGCAGCAGCACAGCCCGAACCAGGAGGAGCCCAGCTGGAACTTCTGCAAGTACCTCGTGAACGAAGACGGTCAGGTGGTGGCGTTTTTCCCCTCGAAGGCAAAGCCGATGGGAGAGGAGCTGCTGGCTGCCATCAAGAAATAA
- a CDS encoding 1,4-dihydroxy-2-naphthoate polyprenyltransferase, translating into MSPNPGLAKAWISAFRPRTLPLALSCIGMGGFMAAAHGVFNGTIVALCVLTTLFLQILSNLANDYGDSKHGADSVHREGPKRAVQAGHIQAAHMKKGMLLFSLLSLASGLLLLWVAFGAEGLLLFLMFLALGLAAIWAAINYTAGDKPYGYAGLGDISVFVFFGLVGVLGTYFLQAQELQAVVVLPALVCGFFATAVLNVNNIRDIKSDTLAGKNSIPVRLGPRRARIYHIVLLLGGVLSAVLYVALTFHSIWQLLFVLALPLVLANGVNVWRKQTASELDPYLKQMALTTLLFVLLFGIGQVV; encoded by the coding sequence ATGTCCCCGAATCCAGGTCTGGCAAAGGCCTGGATTTCGGCTTTTAGGCCCCGCACGCTGCCGCTGGCCTTGTCCTGCATTGGCATGGGCGGGTTTATGGCGGCGGCCCATGGTGTTTTTAACGGCACCATTGTGGCTCTTTGCGTGCTGACGACACTGTTCCTGCAAATCCTGTCGAACCTCGCCAACGACTACGGCGACTCAAAGCACGGGGCGGACAGCGTACACCGGGAGGGGCCGAAACGCGCGGTGCAAGCGGGCCATATACAGGCGGCGCATATGAAAAAAGGGATGCTGCTGTTCAGTCTGCTCTCGCTGGCATCGGGGCTATTGCTGCTGTGGGTGGCTTTTGGCGCTGAGGGGCTGCTGCTTTTCCTGATGTTCCTGGCGCTGGGGCTGGCCGCTATATGGGCCGCCATCAACTATACCGCCGGCGACAAACCCTACGGCTACGCAGGCCTCGGCGATATCTCAGTATTTGTGTTCTTTGGCTTGGTAGGCGTGCTGGGCACTTACTTCCTGCAGGCGCAGGAACTGCAGGCGGTGGTTGTTTTGCCCGCGCTGGTCTGTGGTTTCTTCGCGACGGCGGTGCTGAACGTCAACAACATCCGTGATATAAAGTCGGATACGCTGGCCGGGAAAAACTCGATACCGGTGCGGCTCGGGCCCAGGCGCGCGCGCATCTACCACATCGTGCTGCTGCTGGGCGGCGTGCTGAGTGCCGTTCTATATGTGGCGCTTACTTTTCACAGCATATGGCAGCTGCTGTTTGTGCTGGCCCTGCCGCTCGTGCTGGCAAACGGCGTAAATGTGTGGCGGAAGCAGACGGCCTCCGAACTGGACCCTTATCTGAAGCAGATGGCCCTCACCACGCTGCTGTTCGTGCTGCTGTTCGGCATCGGGCAGGTGGTGTAG
- a CDS encoding TonB-dependent receptor domain-containing protein, whose protein sequence is MKQTFLLALCLLLNSLSWAQSPATGTVKGMVADSANQEPLGYVTVVVSEPGKDQPLKTTFTQSDGKFEITGLPLGRYKLILTFVGYKPFSKELPALDAANPMADLGQLSLVSSAEQLREVEVTAEKMLITQDIDKISYNVEFDPESKTLTALDMLRKVPMLSLDAEENIQLNGSGSFKVLVNGRASTLFARNPKDVFRSMPASTIKRIEVITDPPAKYDAEGIGGIINVITHDAPQNGYNGNIYLSQSLPDSRSGSANVTAKMGKFGLSAYGGTNKFTSPSYNSLFERVNQNTGATMVQAGSGNSEGYFNYISSELSYEIDTLNLLAAKFSLNGNEFESRSLQTVEELNSEGERTQAYERISPSTSHWYNYEVGLDYQHTFKRDKNQLLTLSYKLGDEQNGSESDLLFNPILNYMGPAETRTLNDGKSVEQTYQADYVHPVKKHTLEVGAKTILRESGSDYFYRNYNPETDTYEEVPALSNEFDYSQDIYAAYTSASLRFEKWGLRLGTRLEQTVVDANFKSSGSVAEQDYLNLIPNVTLTRTLKNMATLKASYTQRIERPGLWYLNPYVNRTNEKTISFGNPNLEAATSHVFSLGHSFFKGSNSLNSTLTHTFTNNAIQSYTTFNLADSVSSTTFGNIGRNSTTTLSLGGNATLFQKLSLNVNGTLSYSDLSGNINGRDLQNSGVSGYMFSNASYRFDKNWRASVNLGYYAPRVLLQGESSGQFWDGFSVSKSFLKDEKANISLSVQSPLNKYFTYSNELSDQNFYQRSESRNVRRRISLGFSYKFGKLKDDIKRTRRGIKNDDLKSGGDSSGGGTGN, encoded by the coding sequence ATGAAACAAACTTTTCTGCTGGCGCTGTGCCTGCTACTCAACTCCCTCTCCTGGGCCCAGAGCCCCGCCACCGGAACCGTCAAAGGCATGGTGGCAGACTCAGCCAATCAGGAGCCGCTCGGCTACGTGACCGTGGTGGTAAGCGAGCCCGGCAAGGACCAGCCTCTCAAAACCACCTTTACCCAGAGCGACGGAAAATTTGAAATCACGGGTCTGCCGCTGGGCCGGTACAAGCTCATCCTGACCTTTGTAGGGTATAAGCCCTTCTCAAAGGAACTGCCCGCCTTGGATGCCGCTAACCCCATGGCTGACCTGGGCCAGCTTAGCCTGGTCAGCTCGGCGGAGCAGTTGCGGGAAGTGGAGGTAACGGCCGAGAAGATGCTCATCACCCAGGACATCGACAAGATCAGCTACAACGTGGAGTTCGACCCGGAAAGCAAGACGTTGACGGCGCTCGACATGCTGCGCAAAGTGCCGATGCTGAGCCTCGACGCGGAGGAGAACATCCAGCTGAACGGCAGCGGCAGCTTTAAGGTGCTGGTGAACGGCAGGGCCTCCACCCTCTTCGCCCGCAACCCGAAAGACGTGTTCCGCAGCATGCCCGCCTCCACCATCAAGCGCATTGAGGTTATCACGGACCCGCCCGCCAAGTACGATGCGGAGGGCATCGGGGGCATCATCAACGTCATCACCCACGACGCACCCCAGAACGGCTACAACGGCAACATCTATCTCTCGCAGAGCCTCCCCGACAGCAGGTCCGGTTCCGCCAACGTGACAGCTAAAATGGGCAAGTTCGGCCTCTCAGCCTACGGAGGCACGAACAAATTCACCAGCCCCAGCTATAATTCCCTGTTTGAGCGCGTGAACCAAAACACCGGGGCAACCATGGTGCAGGCGGGCAGCGGCAACAGTGAAGGCTACTTTAACTATATAAGCAGCGAACTGAGCTATGAAATAGACACGCTGAACCTGCTTGCCGCCAAGTTCAGCCTGAACGGGAACGAATTCGAATCGAGGAGCCTGCAGACGGTGGAGGAACTCAACAGCGAGGGGGAACGCACGCAGGCCTACGAGCGCATCAGTCCTTCCACGAGCCATTGGTATAACTATGAGGTCGGCCTCGATTACCAGCACACGTTCAAGCGCGACAAGAACCAACTGCTCACGCTCTCCTACAAGCTGGGCGACGAGCAGAACGGAAGCGAATCAGACCTGCTTTTCAACCCAATCCTGAACTATATGGGCCCTGCGGAAACCCGCACGCTGAACGACGGAAAATCAGTGGAGCAAACCTACCAGGCCGACTACGTACACCCGGTCAAGAAGCACACCCTGGAGGTCGGCGCCAAAACCATCCTCCGCGAGAGCGGCAGCGACTATTTCTACCGCAACTACAACCCCGAAACAGACACCTACGAGGAAGTGCCAGCCCTGAGCAACGAGTTTGACTACAGCCAGGACATATACGCCGCGTACACCTCCGCCAGCCTGCGCTTCGAGAAGTGGGGGCTGCGCCTGGGGACGCGCCTGGAGCAGACGGTGGTGGACGCCAACTTCAAATCCTCCGGGTCGGTGGCCGAGCAGGACTACCTGAACCTGATCCCGAACGTAACCCTTACCCGGACGCTCAAAAACATGGCCACCCTGAAGGCTTCGTACACGCAGCGCATCGAGCGGCCGGGCCTGTGGTACCTGAACCCCTACGTGAACCGGACAAACGAGAAAACCATCTCCTTCGGAAACCCGAACCTGGAGGCCGCCACCAGCCACGTGTTCAGCCTGGGGCACAGCTTCTTCAAGGGAAGCAACTCTCTGAACAGCACCCTCACACACACCTTCACCAACAATGCCATCCAGAGCTATACCACCTTTAACCTAGCCGATTCGGTGAGCAGCACCACCTTTGGCAACATCGGCCGGAACAGCACCACCACCCTCTCGCTGGGCGGCAACGCCACCCTGTTCCAGAAGCTCAGCCTGAACGTAAACGGAACCCTCTCCTACAGCGACCTGAGCGGCAACATAAACGGCCGCGACCTGCAGAACAGCGGCGTGAGCGGCTATATGTTCAGCAACGCCAGCTACAGATTCGATAAAAACTGGCGCGCCAGCGTGAACCTGGGCTACTATGCCCCGCGCGTGCTGCTGCAGGGAGAGTCATCGGGGCAGTTCTGGGACGGCTTCTCAGTGAGCAAGAGCTTCCTGAAGGACGAGAAAGCCAACATCAGCCTCTCGGTGCAGAGTCCGCTGAACAAGTATTTCACCTACTCCAACGAGCTCAGCGACCAGAATTTTTACCAGCGCAGCGAAAGCCGTAACGTGCGCCGCCGCATCAGCCTTGGCTTCAGCTACAAGTTCGGCAAGCTGAAAGATGACATCAAGCGCACCCGGCGCGGCATCAAAAACGATGACCTGAAGAGTGGCGGAGACAGCAGCGGCGGCGGAACCGGGAACTAA